The following proteins are encoded in a genomic region of alpha proteobacterium U9-1i:
- a CDS encoding gamma-glutamyltranspeptidase encodes MTQKAERYILNPGPKKPASGLKAAVTTDSAIVTEAMLAILKAGGNAADAAVAGCLVQAAVEPFMTNHAGLVTCLYFEAATGQIHQLDSQGVFPSGLPPFKPMAASVGAYASVPPSAIIPGFMPGMKEIHRRFGTQKWSDLCAPAVDWAERGHPVSSFEYGINVWGEKFVTHFPEGRAFYQPNGFFPSVGDIFVPKGLGATLAGVAKDGPDYMIDGPWAKDFVRKANEMGWNITLEHMRETPPRWYDPLRFRHNEFEIVSLAPPQLQGLQMAVAMGVLRHLGIADMTPGSAEHFWAMGHALRQGARHWEYAQDETVYGVPKEEILDDGYHAHLAKMIAKARPKVDLTDHMRLAGGDASAKDVMTSLFTGDGRPRLSATSSDRPTGSCEIAVVDEAGNWMQIMNTLQGSGIPGMVIGGVPMVGSHASFGNLMSTMDATLIKGAKLRCTIGNTFVLKDGRPVMSAGSPGNVHCTVPQVLAYALDFKLDAYAAVDAPRMLAMNEARGVVIEDRLAPGVVEDLHRMGVRVSVAPGYDHHMGSFAVITRDDNGTYTAVADPRRCGVADGVKARASA; translated from the coding sequence GGCGATGCTCGCTATCCTCAAGGCTGGCGGGAACGCGGCCGATGCAGCCGTTGCTGGATGCTTGGTGCAGGCGGCGGTCGAGCCGTTCATGACCAATCACGCTGGATTGGTGACGTGTCTCTATTTTGAGGCGGCGACCGGCCAAATTCATCAACTCGACAGTCAAGGCGTTTTTCCCTCGGGGCTTCCACCTTTCAAGCCAATGGCGGCATCCGTCGGTGCTTATGCGTCTGTTCCGCCATCGGCAATCATCCCCGGCTTCATGCCGGGAATGAAGGAAATCCATCGCCGCTTTGGCACACAGAAATGGAGCGACCTCTGCGCGCCGGCGGTGGATTGGGCTGAGCGTGGCCATCCGGTTTCGTCGTTCGAATACGGGATCAATGTGTGGGGCGAGAAATTCGTCACGCACTTTCCGGAAGGCCGTGCGTTTTATCAGCCCAACGGATTTTTCCCGAGCGTCGGCGATATCTTCGTGCCGAAAGGCTTGGGTGCCACGCTTGCCGGCGTCGCCAAGGATGGCCCCGACTACATGATCGACGGACCATGGGCGAAAGACTTCGTGCGCAAGGCCAACGAAATGGGATGGAACATCACGCTTGAGCACATGCGCGAAACCCCGCCCCGCTGGTATGATCCCCTTCGCTTTCGCCACAACGAATTCGAGATCGTCTCTCTTGCGCCGCCGCAATTGCAAGGCCTGCAAATGGCCGTCGCTATGGGTGTGCTTCGCCATTTGGGCATTGCCGATATGACGCCCGGCTCGGCCGAGCATTTCTGGGCGATGGGACACGCGCTTCGCCAAGGCGCGCGACACTGGGAGTATGCTCAGGACGAAACCGTCTATGGCGTGCCGAAGGAGGAAATTCTTGACGATGGGTATCACGCGCACTTGGCCAAGATGATCGCCAAGGCAAGACCCAAGGTCGATCTCACCGACCATATGCGTCTGGCTGGCGGTGATGCCTCCGCCAAAGACGTCATGACCAGCTTGTTTACAGGCGACGGACGTCCACGGCTCAGCGCAACCAGCAGCGATCGGCCGACTGGCTCGTGTGAGATCGCCGTTGTCGATGAAGCCGGCAATTGGATGCAGATCATGAACACGCTGCAGGGCTCAGGCATCCCCGGAATGGTCATCGGCGGCGTGCCGATGGTCGGCAGTCACGCCAGTTTCGGCAATCTGATGAGCACGATGGACGCCACGCTCATCAAAGGCGCAAAGCTGCGGTGCACGATCGGCAACACCTTCGTGTTGAAAGACGGCAGACCGGTGATGTCGGCGGGCTCCCCTGGCAACGTCCACTGCACCGTGCCGCAAGTGCTTGCCTACGCGCTCGATTTCAAACTCGACGCTTACGCGGCCGTTGATGCGCCGCGCATGCTGGCGATGAATGAAGCGCGCGGCGTGGTGATCGAGGATCGATTGGCCCCGGGCGTGGTCGAAGACCTTCATCGAATGGGCGTTCGCGTCTCCGTCGCCCCCGGTTACGACCATCACATGGGCTCGTTTGCGGTCATCACGCGCGACGACAACGGAACCTACACCGCCGTCGCTGATCCCCGTCGATGCGGCGTCGCTGACGGCGTCAAAGCGAGGGCGTCGGCGTGA